A stretch of the Drosophila sulfurigaster albostrigata strain 15112-1811.04 chromosome 2L, ASM2355843v2, whole genome shotgun sequence genome encodes the following:
- the LOC133845151 gene encoding SPRY domain-containing SOCS box protein 3, whose product MSDLEVGQQSPPMPAQTPRQRRRQQQQARLEQASMAGGDGQEKTILMRCPLVNGIEDNWTWSKRFRSKEVVLSGSNLRTVHFHPNWSKGTAGIQGKRPLNNGRYYWELHVSQRVFGTSIMFGIGTRNCRLHANAFRNMLGENEHGWGLSHKGVLWHKGVALLYTKRFRENHPTQIGVLFDGIEGTLTYYKDGKCLGVAFRGLDKVEEPLYPIVCSTAAKTEMTLKCARREFVNLQDRCRAVIMRRLRTAADLEKLKLPLPITEYLGEVIDDKEPLRQVNGYEMCMMDLN is encoded by the exons ATGTCTGATCTTGAAGTGGGACAACAATCACCTCCAATGCCAGCGCAGACACCACGTCAACGTCgacgccaacaacagcaggcacGTCTTGAGCAGGCATCGATGGCTGGAGGCGATGGCCAGGAAAAAACGATATTGATGCGTTGCCCCTTGGTGAATGGAATCGAAGACAATTGGACATGGAGCAAACGCTTTCGGTCTAAAGAGGTTGTGCTCAGCGGTTCCAATTTACGTACTGTGCACTTCCATCCCAATTGGAGCAAAGGCACCGCCGGCATTCAGGGCAAACGACCGTTAAACAATGGTCGCTACTACTGGGAGCTGCATGTGTCGCAACGTGTCTTTGGCACCTCTATCATGTTTGGCATCGGCACCAGAAATTGTCGCCTACACGCCAATGCCTTTCGCAATATGCTTGGGGAAAACGAGCACGGCTGGGGATTGTCGCACAAAG GCGTACTTTGGCATAAGGGCGTTGCGCTGTTGTATACGAAACGCTTTCGTGAGAATCATCCCACACAAATTGGCGTGCTCTTTGATGGCATCGAGGGCACCTTGACCTACTACAAGGATGGCAAGTGCCTGGGCGTGGCCTTCAGAGGCTTGGACAAG GTAGAAGAGCCGCTTTATCCCATCGTGTGCTCCACAGCGGCCAAGACGGAGATGACTCTGAAGTGTGCACGTCGTGAGTTTGTTAATCTTCAGGATCGTTGTCGCGCCGTGATAATGCGACGACTGCGAACTGCTGCTGATCTGGAGAAACTCAAGTTGCCGTTGCCAATTACTGAATATTTAGGCGAAGTGATTGATGATAAGGAGCCACTACGTCAG GTAAATGGTTACGAGATGTGCATGATGGATCTGAATTAA
- the LOC133845161 gene encoding zinc finger protein 853, with protein sequence MIIVLLLLFQSLCLYCQRLVLHIHDRCFPRNARLIQEVAETVGDRKTLQHLEHLELEQTKRRQKRRTLESILPLGAGVNLEACRFCAHSPQGYCRHHFHLQLYKQQLTGSQGYNSGEQDYKQQRRIRRELKRSLEQQQQQQLQSRNSYRYQHYQSPSRSSVSSGYASLSQSVSLDELQLEGQEQELHEEQFEEGFEEEQFEQVEEQFEEQHERQIEEHLEVHFEDLRQPELITSHL encoded by the coding sequence ATGATTATCGTGCTGTTGTTACTATTCCAATCGCTGTGCCTCTACTGCCAACGTCTCGTGCTCCACATCCACGACAGATGCTTTCCGCGGAACGCACGTCTGATCCAGGAGGTGGCCGAAACCGTTGGCGATCGTAAGACCCTTCAGCACTTGGAGCACTTGGAATTGGAGCAGACCAAGCGTCGACAAAAGCGTCGCACACTGGAGTCCATTTTGCCATTGGGTGCCGGTGTCAATCTTGAAGCGTGTCGTTTCTGCGCCCACAGTCCACAAGGCTATTGTCGTCATCACTTCCATCTGCAGCTCTACAAGCAGCAACTGACAGGTAGCCAGGGGTACAACTCCGGCGAACAGGATTACAAACAGCAGCGCAGGATAAGGCGAGAACTGAAGCGCAGTctggaacagcagcaacaacagcaactgcagtcGAGAAACAGCTATCGCTATCAGCACTATCAGAGTCCCAGTCGTAGCTCTGTAAGCAGTGGTTACGCATCACTTTCTCAGTCGGTGTCATTAGACGAGTTACAGCTGGAAGGGCAGGAGCAGGAACTGCACGAAGAACAGTTCGAAGAGGGCTTTGAGGAAGAACAATTCGAGCAGGTCGAGGAGCAGTTTGAAGAACAGCACGAACGACAAATTGAGGAGCATTTAGAGGTGCATTTCGAGGACCTTCGTCAGCCAGAGTTGATAACGAGCCATTTATAG